Proteins from a single region of Streptococcus oralis:
- a CDS encoding DNA polymerase III subunit alpha, with product MIAQLDTKTVYSFMESVVSVEKYVHTAKDYGYSHLAIMDVDNLYGAYHFLEATRKHGIQPLIGLEMTLVKDEENLSLRFLALSTKGYQELMKLSTLKMTGRKNWSDFTSHLEDVAIIVPYFNGVEQLDLGVDYFIGVSPDTPQEAFTRPIFPLYQVNSFEKEDIQVLQILSAVKDNVSLREVDLHSQQGIFLPASDLEARFKNRFPQALANLQGLIENVSYQLDPSLKLPRFNAERPAVEELRERAEQGLIDKGITSAIYRERLNEELAVIHDMGFDDYFLVVWDLLRFGRSQGYYMGMGRGSAVGSLVAYSLDITGIDPVEKNLIFERFLNRERYTMPDIDIDIPDLYRPEFIRYVRDRYGSQHVAQIVTYSTFGAKQAIRDVFKRYGVPEYELTNITKKISFRDTLTTAYEKNLQFRQVINSKMEYQKAFEIARKIEGYPRQTSIHAAGVVMSDQDLTDYIPLKYGEDMLITQYDAHGVEANGLLKMDFLGLRNLTFVQKMQELLAESEGIHLKIEEIDLEDKETLALFASGNTKGIFQFEQPGAIRLLKRVQPQVFEEVVATTSLNRPGASDYIDNFVARKHGKEKVTVLDPALEDILSSTYGIVLYQEQVMQVAQRFGGFSLGKADILRRAMGKKNAKEMHLMKEDFISGAVKLGHSEEKANQVFEVMEKFAGYGFNRSHAYAYSALAFQLAYFKAHYPAIFFQVMLNYSSSDYIVDALQMGFEVAPLAINSIPYHDKIAQKKIYLGLKAIKGMPRDLSYWIIENRPFLSIEDFVTRLPKNYKKLSLLTPLVELGLFDEFDKNRQKILVNLPNLFVFVEELGGLFADTNYSWTEADDFTEAEKFYKEQELIGVGISAHPLQTLAKQALYPTAPIATLTEGSQATLLVEVQKIKVIRTKKGESMAFLQVHDSKSRMDVTVFSDQYRKFASILSEGKFYYINGKVQSRDGRLQMIAQDLKEAVAERFWIQVKNHENDKEISNILEQYKGPIPVIIRYEEEQKTVVSTQYFVKKDSALEEKLEGIAMKTIYR from the coding sequence CCACTTTAAAAATGACTGGACGGAAAAATTGGTCTGACTTCACCTCCCACCTCGAAGATGTGGCCATTATTGTTCCCTATTTTAATGGGGTCGAACAGTTGGATTTGGGGGTTGATTATTTTATCGGTGTCAGTCCAGATACTCCTCAAGAAGCCTTTACTAGACCCATTTTTCCACTCTATCAAGTCAATTCTTTTGAAAAAGAAGATATTCAAGTTTTACAAATCTTGTCAGCAGTCAAGGATAATGTCAGTCTGAGAGAAGTGGATCTGCATTCACAACAAGGAATCTTTCTACCTGCCTCAGACTTGGAAGCACGGTTTAAAAATCGCTTCCCTCAGGCGCTTGCCAATCTCCAAGGCTTGATAGAGAATGTTAGCTACCAACTTGATCCAAGTTTAAAACTCCCTCGTTTTAATGCTGAAAGACCAGCGGTAGAAGAACTTAGAGAGAGGGCCGAGCAAGGCTTGATTGACAAGGGGATAACCTCAGCTATCTATCGCGAGCGTTTGAATGAAGAATTAGCTGTGATTCATGATATGGGCTTTGATGACTATTTCCTAGTCGTTTGGGATTTGTTGCGTTTTGGACGTTCCCAAGGCTACTATATGGGAATGGGGCGCGGTTCTGCGGTTGGTAGTCTAGTAGCTTACTCACTGGATATTACAGGAATTGACCCGGTTGAAAAGAACTTGATTTTCGAGCGCTTTTTAAATCGTGAGCGCTACACCATGCCTGATATCGATATCGACATTCCTGACCTCTATAGACCAGAGTTCATTCGCTATGTTCGTGATCGGTATGGTAGTCAACATGTGGCGCAGATTGTCACTTATTCGACCTTTGGAGCCAAACAAGCAATTCGTGATGTTTTCAAACGCTATGGTGTTCCAGAGTACGAATTAACAAATATTACGAAAAAAATCAGTTTCCGAGATACGCTAACGACGGCCTATGAAAAGAATTTACAGTTTAGGCAGGTCATCAATAGCAAAATGGAATATCAAAAAGCTTTTGAGATTGCTCGAAAGATTGAAGGGTATCCTCGTCAGACCTCTATCCATGCAGCTGGGGTTGTTATGAGTGACCAAGATCTGACAGACTATATCCCGCTCAAATACGGTGAGGATATGCTGATCACCCAGTATGATGCTCATGGTGTTGAAGCTAATGGGCTTCTAAAAATGGATTTCTTAGGTCTGCGTAACCTAACTTTTGTCCAAAAAATGCAGGAATTACTAGCCGAGTCAGAAGGTATTCATTTGAAAATCGAAGAGATTGATCTAGAAGATAAAGAAACCTTGGCCCTCTTTGCATCTGGAAATACGAAAGGGATTTTCCAATTTGAACAACCTGGCGCCATTCGACTCTTAAAACGAGTTCAGCCGCAAGTCTTTGAAGAAGTGGTAGCAACGACATCCCTCAATAGACCAGGGGCTAGCGATTATATTGATAACTTTGTGGCTCGGAAGCATGGTAAAGAAAAGGTGACGGTACTAGATCCTGCCTTGGAGGACATTCTGTCATCAACCTATGGCATTGTGCTCTACCAAGAGCAAGTCATGCAGGTAGCTCAGCGCTTTGGAGGATTCAGTCTTGGTAAAGCTGACATCCTCAGACGTGCCATGGGTAAGAAAAACGCTAAAGAGATGCATTTGATGAAGGAAGATTTTATCTCTGGTGCAGTAAAACTTGGACATTCAGAAGAAAAGGCCAACCAAGTTTTTGAAGTGATGGAAAAGTTTGCAGGCTATGGATTTAACAGATCCCACGCCTATGCCTACTCAGCTCTGGCTTTCCAGCTAGCTTATTTCAAGGCACATTATCCTGCTATTTTCTTTCAAGTTATGTTGAATTATTCTAGTAGCGATTACATTGTAGATGCATTGCAGATGGGCTTTGAAGTAGCTCCTTTAGCAATCAACAGCATTCCCTATCATGATAAAATTGCTCAGAAGAAAATTTATCTTGGTCTAAAAGCCATTAAGGGCATGCCAAGAGATTTGTCTTACTGGATTATTGAAAATCGTCCCTTCTTAAGCATTGAAGATTTTGTCACACGTCTTCCCAAGAATTACAAGAAACTGTCGCTTTTGACTCCTTTGGTTGAACTAGGGCTTTTTGATGAATTTGACAAGAACCGTCAGAAAATCTTAGTGAACCTACCAAACTTATTTGTCTTTGTTGAGGAGTTGGGAGGTCTCTTTGCGGATACAAATTATAGTTGGACCGAAGCTGATGATTTTACTGAGGCGGAGAAATTTTACAAGGAGCAGGAACTAATCGGGGTTGGTATCAGTGCTCATCCTTTGCAAACACTTGCCAAACAAGCCCTTTATCCAACGGCACCCATTGCTACTCTCACTGAGGGGAGTCAAGCAACACTTCTAGTTGAAGTTCAAAAGATTAAAGTGATTCGAACCAAGAAAGGAGAGAGTATGGCCTTTCTACAGGTTCATGATAGTAAGTCTCGGATGGATGTAACTGTATTTTCAGACCAATATAGAAAATTTGCTTCCATTTTATCCGAAGGGAAATTTTACTACATCAATGGTAAAGTTCAATCTCGAGATGGTCGTCTGCAAATGATTGCACAAGATTTGAAAGAAGCAGTAGCGGAACGATTCTGGATTCAAGTTAAAAATCATGAAAATGATAAAGAGATTTCAAATATTCTAGAACAATACAAAGGCCCAATCCCTGTCATTATCAGGTATGAAGAGGAACAAAAAACGGTTGTTTCTACTCAATATTTTGTAAAAAAAGATTCTGCTCTAGAGGAAAAATTAGAGGGAATTGCTATGAAAACGATTTATCGCTAA